The proteins below come from a single Serratia ficaria genomic window:
- a CDS encoding amidohydrolase family protein: MRLDVHAHLWSAEYLDLLQSLGVREVAEYRQLGAGSTARELAARFALLDAADIDMQILSATPLSPHFEDEKTAVDAARRINDEYAAVVQQYPRRFRAIASLPLPHIDASLRELERALSELGMLGACITTSVLGLSIANPLFDPLYQELDRRSSVLALHPAGRGALSPLIADYQLTWAIGAPVEDTVAAMHLIVNGIPKRFPRMKIIVPHLGGLLPMALERIDQTLAWEAPNTPERPSLAAQRLWYDTVGHDHPPALRAAVDSFGAERLLFGTDFPFQPGDLFQTTVEYIRRSGLPEPQIAAILDGNAARLFGLPERGAFTDE, encoded by the coding sequence ATGCGACTGGACGTACATGCCCACCTGTGGAGCGCGGAGTATCTGGACCTTTTGCAGTCGCTAGGCGTACGGGAGGTTGCCGAGTATCGACAGTTGGGCGCGGGCAGCACCGCGCGCGAACTCGCCGCGCGTTTCGCCCTGCTGGACGCCGCCGATATCGACATGCAAATTCTGTCGGCGACGCCGCTCTCCCCGCACTTCGAAGATGAAAAAACCGCCGTCGACGCGGCGCGGCGGATAAATGACGAATACGCCGCCGTGGTGCAGCAATATCCGCGCCGATTTCGCGCAATCGCCTCCCTGCCGCTGCCGCATATCGACGCCTCTCTGCGCGAGCTGGAGCGTGCGCTCTCCGAACTGGGCATGCTGGGCGCCTGCATCACCACTTCGGTGCTGGGCCTCTCCATCGCCAACCCGCTGTTCGACCCGCTTTATCAGGAGCTCGATCGCCGCAGCAGCGTGCTGGCCCTTCATCCGGCAGGCCGCGGCGCGCTGTCTCCATTGATTGCCGACTATCAGCTGACCTGGGCGATCGGCGCTCCGGTCGAGGATACCGTGGCGGCGATGCACCTCATCGTTAACGGCATCCCTAAACGTTTCCCGCGGATGAAAATCATCGTGCCGCATTTAGGCGGCCTGTTGCCGATGGCGCTGGAACGGATCGATCAAACCCTGGCCTGGGAAGCGCCGAATACCCCCGAACGGCCGAGCCTCGCCGCACAGCGCCTGTGGTACGACACCGTCGGCCATGATCACCCTCCCGCCTTGCGCGCCGCGGTAGACTCGTTCGGCGCCGAACGGCTGCTGTTCGGCACCGATTTCCCGTTCCAGCCAGGGGATTTGTTCCAAACCACGGTGGAGTATATCCGGCGCTCCGGCCTGCCGGAGCCGCAGATCGCCGCCATTCTGGATGGCAATGCGGCCCGGCTGTTTGGCCTGCCGGAGCGCGGCGCGTTCACTGACGAATAG